GCCGGTTCATTTCGACTTCCAGCCTGGCGTCGATCAGTCCGTCTTGTCCGATCGCGAGCGGTCCCGACAGGCTGATCCGGGCCTCCTCGGTAAAGAAGGCGGATGCCGACCGCAGGACGAAACTGGCGCCCCGAAGGCTCTCGGAAGAAGCGTCGGCAAGGCGAACGCCATCCTGCACGGTCAGATCGAGTTCGACCCGCGACAGGTCTAGGCCGGTGCCGAGTCCGGGTGGAGACACGCGTAGAGTGCGCCCCTGGATGAACAGGTCGAGGTCGCCTTCGCGCTGGCGCATGTGCGCCTCTCCGGCGAGCGCTTTGAGTACGGTCGATACCTTCTCGCCCGCGAACGGAGCTTCGACGCTCAGATCTGCCAGCGTCATGGACGCGCGTTGCGGCAGCGGGTCGTCCAGCGACGCGGAAAAGCGGACGTCATTGCCGGTGACGCCGAGGCTGCCGCTGTCGCCGGCGAGGCGCAGCTTGAGGTCGTCGAGTTCTCCGACGATCCGCCAGGGATCATAGACCTGCGAGGCCGTACGCAGTCCGCTCCCCTCGACGATCACACCGCCGGGGGCATCGGAGAAAGTGACGGTGTCGCAGAACAGACCGAAACGGAAGGGGAAGCCGCGTGCCTCGCGCCCGGTGCAGGTGGCCTCGCCGCCGTCGGCGATCGCCTGCCGAACCGTTTCGTCGACGCTGCGCTCGATCCGGCCGCCGACGTAGAACCAGCCTGCGCTATAGGCCGCGATCGCCACGACGATGCCCAGGCTGAGCCAGAGGAACTTGCGGCTGCCACGCTCCGGCGATTCACTTGACGTCATGTGGTCGACCTCGTTACCCCTCGCCGCCGGCGACAATCGGCTCGCTCCTCGAATAGGCTTTCCATATGGGCGATTTTTGGGTGTTCGGCTATGGTTCGCTGATATGGCGGCCCGGTTTTGCCCACATCCGCACTGTCCGTGCACGCGTCCACGGCTTCAGGCGCGCGCTCTGCGTCCGCTCCTTCGTCCACCGCGGAACGCCGGAACGGC
The nucleotide sequence above comes from Aquibium microcysteis. Encoded proteins:
- a CDS encoding DUF2125 domain-containing protein, encoding MTSSESPERGSRKFLWLSLGIVVAIAAYSAGWFYVGGRIERSVDETVRQAIADGGEATCTGREARGFPFRFGLFCDTVTFSDAPGGVIVEGSGLRTASQVYDPWRIVGELDDLKLRLAGDSGSLGVTGNDVRFSASLDDPLPQRASMTLADLSVEAPFAGEKVSTVLKALAGEAHMRQREGDLDLFIQGRTLRVSPPGLGTGLDLSRVELDLTVQDGVRLADASSESLRGASFVLRSASAFFTEEARISLSGPLAIGQDGLIDARLEVEMNRPAEVGEALAAAMPDQADQIRSAMAGLAMLGNAAALPLRIEKGRARIAFIQLGQLPALD